In the genome of Chryseobacterium arthrosphaerae, one region contains:
- a CDS encoding low molecular weight protein-tyrosine-phosphatase yields the protein MNILMVCLGNICRSPLAEGIMKTKLPESFMVDSAGTISMHEGEHPDKRAIKTAANHHIDISKQRSRPITRADFKTFDKIYCMDVDVLADVVSKAENEEERQKISLFLEALGDHKNAEVPDPYWGDMSDFEKVFQLLDRGCDAIKNQIQK from the coding sequence ATGAATATATTGATGGTCTGCCTTGGAAATATATGCAGAAGCCCTTTAGCTGAAGGAATCATGAAAACAAAATTACCGGAAAGCTTTATGGTGGACTCTGCAGGAACCATTTCTATGCACGAAGGCGAGCATCCGGATAAAAGAGCCATAAAAACAGCCGCCAACCATCATATAGATATATCCAAACAGAGGTCAAGACCCATTACAAGAGCTGATTTTAAGACCTTTGATAAAATATACTGTATGGACGTAGATGTACTTGCAGATGTGGTATCCAAAGCTGAAAACGAAGAAGAACGTCAAAAGATCTCTTTATTCTTGGAAGCACTGGGTGATCATAAAAACGCTGAAGTACCGGATCCTTACTGGGGGGACATGAGTGATTTTGAAAAGGTTTTCCAGTTATTGGACAGAGGTTGTGATGCTATTAAAAACCAAATACAGAAATAA